Proteins encoded in a region of the Oncorhynchus clarkii lewisi isolate Uvic-CL-2024 chromosome 18, UVic_Ocla_1.0, whole genome shotgun sequence genome:
- the LOC139372459 gene encoding protein downstream neighbor of son homolog: MSQQAGYSPSFKRPAEILRMRRKRAHSEGVSSGGRGAIASPCEGASISAVRPFSPGPLFGQGRSGGGVKRRNPFASIENTFSSPAKKKVFIYTDDDADSSDSVKPGGSAGVEGEKSTTRTLPFSERLLQAEELSKDVPSKKPTSLSEDDSLFEDEDLFQEERTPILKSPQAGAVTSITPPACVEYPADWSLKTRLLFTSLLPFSWAVQPRATEEAQGLTQHCRGQYTTIPQSIQDPRTSAELRCGFQQCLQFWQHPSLSWLSLFPRIGAERSFTGKNVPWAQDMALQQSLMSEWSVSLSSLYSLLKARLCPYFYVCSYQFTALFRASGLAGNSNITALLTPTTRGLREAMKADGIEFTLPLLEERRKSKEQGSTAHNQETDGEEEETQSEDDDEDDGGFSWLTEMGVQDKIKKPDNISIKLHKERNSVCLDHKPESVVCVSGTHTFTLINFLINCKSLVAGAGSQAGLPPTLLAPTAFRGATLHSLKARSVNVKTQVRAAYQDVCSLEVTGPIMPHSLHALTSLLRPAQRGGFSTALYTHEPTAVLNTHTTTREQAEQAVELDGCGLHPSTIQQLQEPSTLGKSPLRQLHLNNYSYTWKS; this comes from the exons ATGTCACAACAAGCTGGTTACTCACCTAGTTTCAAAAGACCAGCTGAAATCCTGcgaatgcggaggaagagagcCCACAGCGAGGGTGTCAGTTCTGGCGGCCGAGGCGCGATTGCCAGCCCGTGTGAGGGTGCCTCTATATCCGCCGTTCGACCATTCTCCCCAGGACCCCTGTTCGGCCAGGGTCGCTCTGGAGGGGGAGTGAAGCGGAGAAACCCATTTGCTAGCATCGAGAACACCTTCAGCAGCCCAGCGAAGAAGAAAGTCTTTATTTACACTGATGACGACGCCGACTCGTCGGATTCTGTGAAGCCTGGCGGCTCTgcaggagtggagggagagaagtcAACAACAAGAACGCTGCCATTTAGTGAACGACTTCTCCAGGCAGAAGAACTAAGCAAAGACGTGCCTAGCAAG AAACCAACTTCTCTGTCTGAAGACGACTCACTGTTTGAAGATGAGGATTTGTTCCAGGAGGAGAGAACACCCATACTGAAG AGTCCCCAGGCTGGTGCAGTAACCTCCATAACACCCCCTGCGTGTGTGGAGTACCCTGCAGACTGGAGCCTGAAGACGCGTCTCCTTTTCACCTCCCTGCTCCCCTTCTCCTGGGCTGTACAGCCCAGAGCTACAGAGGAGGCCCAGGGTCTTACCCAGCACTGTAGAGGACagtacaccactataccacagaGTATACAG gacCCTCGGACATCTGCTGAGCTACGATGTGGGTTCCAGCAGTGTCTGCAGTTCTGGCAGCACCCGTCCCTGTCCTGGCTCTCTCTGTTCCCCCGGATAGGAGCAGAGAGAAGCTTCACTGGCAAGAACGTCCCCTGGGCCCAGGACATGGCACTTCAACAGAGCCTCATGAGTGAATG GTCAGTGAGCCTGTCTTCCCTGTACAGTCTATTGAAGGCCAGACTATGTCCATATTTCTATGTGTGTTCCTACCAGTTCACTGCTCTTTTCAGAGCCTCAGGACTGGCGGGGAACAGCAACATCACTGCACTACTCACCCCGACCACCAGGGGGCTCAGGGAGGCCATGAAGGCTGATG GTATTGAGTTCACACTCCCCCtgctggaagagaggaggaagagcaagGAGCAGGGATCAACCGCACACAAccaggagacagatggagaggaggaggagacacagtCTGAAGACGATGATGAGGACGATGGTGGGTTTTCCTGGCTGACGGAGATGGGAGTGCAGGATAAGATTAAGAAACCAGACAACATCTCCATCAAACTGCACAAAGAGCGCAACTCTGTGTGTTTAGACCACAAACCAGAGTCTGTAGTCTGTGTGTCGGGAACGCACACCTTCACTCTCATCAACTTCCTCATCAACTGTAAGAGCCTGGTGGCAGGGGCTGGATCACAGGCAGGCCTGCCCCCCACCCTACTGGCCCCTACAGCCTTCAGAGGAGCTACGCTACACTCACTCAAG GCGCGTAGTGTGAACGTGAAGACCCAGGTGCGTGCTGCGTACCAGGATGTGTGCAGTCTAGAGGTGACGGGACCCATAATGCCTCATTCTCTCCACGCCCTGACCAGCCTGCTTCGGCCTGCTCAGAGAGGAGGCTTCAGCaccgcactctacacacacgaaCCCACCGCTGTCCTCAACACGCACACCACCACCAGGGAacag gctGAGCAGGCTGTAGAGCTGGATGGATGTGGTCTTCATCCCAGCACCATCCAGCAGCTCCAGGAGCCCTCTACCTTGGGGAAGTCTCCCCTCAGACAGCTCCATTTGAACAATTACTCCTACACATGGAAGTCCTGA